A section of the Microbacterium forte genome encodes:
- a CDS encoding spermidine synthase, which translates to MGRTRAKDTEHPQARLDHGGIARIVPSEFTTGFELIVDDTPQSHVDLDDPTHLHFEYIVRMGAVIDQLAGGPLTAVHLGAGALTIPRYIEATRPGSRQQVIELEAPLAALVREHLPLPRGASIRLRIGDAREGVRRLPPAIVGSCDLVVSDVYSGAQTPAHLTSIEFYRELAELLAPGGVLLVNVADGPGLAFARRQVATIAEVLPEIGVLADTQVLKGRRFGNLVIAASAAPLPTEWLPRMLAAGPHPAKIAQGAEVTAFVQGARVVTDADAVASPRPDASLFLR; encoded by the coding sequence ATGGGCAGGACGCGCGCGAAGGACACCGAACACCCGCAGGCCCGCCTCGACCACGGAGGCATCGCCCGCATCGTGCCGTCGGAGTTCACCACCGGGTTCGAGCTCATCGTCGACGACACCCCGCAGTCGCACGTCGACCTCGATGACCCCACGCACCTGCACTTCGAGTACATCGTGCGCATGGGCGCAGTCATCGACCAGCTCGCGGGCGGCCCCCTCACCGCGGTGCACCTCGGAGCGGGAGCGCTGACGATCCCCCGCTACATCGAGGCCACACGGCCCGGTTCGCGGCAGCAGGTGATCGAGCTCGAGGCTCCGTTGGCAGCACTCGTGCGCGAGCATCTTCCGCTGCCGAGAGGCGCGTCGATCAGGCTGCGGATCGGTGACGCCCGCGAAGGCGTCCGCCGTCTTCCGCCGGCCATCGTCGGCAGCTGCGATCTGGTCGTGTCCGACGTCTACTCGGGCGCCCAGACGCCTGCCCACCTCACCAGCATCGAGTTCTACCGCGAACTCGCCGAGCTGCTCGCACCGGGAGGCGTGCTGCTCGTGAACGTCGCCGACGGCCCCGGCCTCGCCTTCGCTCGACGTCAGGTCGCGACGATCGCGGAGGTGCTTCCCGAGATCGGCGTCCTCGCCGACACCCAGGTGCTCAAGGGCCGCAGGTTCGGCAACCTGGTGATCGCGGCATCTGCCGCTCCCCTCCCGACCGAATGGCTGCCGAGGATGCTGGCCGCCGGACCGCATCCGGCGAAGATCGCCCAGGGCGCCGAGGTGACCGCGTTCGTGCAGGGTGCACGTGTGGTCACGGATGCGGATGCCGTGGCCTCGCCTCGCCCGGATGCCTCGCTGTTCCTCCGCTGA
- a CDS encoding SprT-like domain-containing protein, protein MAELDRVRVWGEALITMHLDDSWSFGFDHAKRRAGQCDYTKKRITVSRYLAARFEDDEIHQVLLHEVAHALAGHEAAHGATWKRVARDLGYVGGTTHHGETAVELAPWVGRCPAGHVTYRHRRPSRATSCARCSRSYDARYLFDWTRREISADTKLAAQMSR, encoded by the coding sequence ATGGCGGAACTTGACCGGGTGCGCGTCTGGGGCGAAGCACTGATCACGATGCACCTCGACGACAGCTGGTCGTTCGGTTTCGACCACGCCAAGCGCCGGGCGGGGCAGTGCGACTACACGAAGAAACGCATCACCGTGTCGCGTTATCTGGCAGCCCGGTTCGAAGACGACGAGATCCATCAGGTGCTGCTGCACGAGGTGGCGCATGCGCTCGCCGGTCATGAGGCCGCGCACGGCGCGACCTGGAAGCGCGTGGCCCGCGACCTGGGTTATGTCGGCGGAACGACCCATCACGGCGAGACCGCGGTCGAGCTCGCGCCGTGGGTGGGCAGATGCCCCGCAGGTCATGTCACGTACCGGCACCGGCGCCCGTCACGCGCCACGTCGTGCGCGCGGTGCTCGCGCTCGTACGACGCCCGTTATCTCTTCGACTGGACACGTCGCGAGATCTCGGCCGACACGAAGCTCGCCGCCCAGATGTCACGCTGA
- a CDS encoding DUF3054 domain-containing protein — protein MRFVPAFIVDAVLVLVFAVIGRASHGESPGGFLITAWPFIVALLVGHVVAALLPARPRRPWSLGWGAVVWLVTVAGGLLLRVATGDTAQIAFIIVATLVLGVFLLGWRAAAALLRRRAGRTSDSGASPEHSGEADPVDGVVHDEIAEHEVQVEDGPQAESAPGADPETGAQPR, from the coding sequence ATGAGGTTCGTCCCCGCATTCATCGTCGATGCCGTCCTGGTGCTCGTCTTCGCCGTGATCGGCCGTGCCTCGCACGGCGAGAGCCCCGGAGGGTTCCTGATCACCGCCTGGCCCTTCATCGTCGCGCTGCTGGTGGGGCACGTCGTGGCGGCTCTGCTGCCGGCCCGGCCGCGTCGTCCGTGGTCGCTCGGATGGGGTGCCGTCGTCTGGCTCGTCACGGTCGCGGGGGGACTCCTGCTGCGGGTCGCAACGGGAGACACCGCTCAGATCGCGTTCATCATCGTCGCGACGCTCGTGCTCGGAGTCTTCCTCCTCGGCTGGCGCGCCGCGGCGGCGCTCCTCCGCCGGCGCGCCGGGCGCACGAGCGACAGCGGTGCGTCACCCGAACACTCCGGCGAGGCGGATCCGGTCGATGGAGTCGTGCATGACGAGATCGCCGAACACGAGGTTCAGGTCGAGGACGGGCCACAGGCAGAGTCAGCGCCCGGGGCCGATCCCGAGACGGGAGCTCAACCGCGTTGA
- a CDS encoding 2-phosphosulfolactate phosphatase codes for MPSPFDQSTYQVRLDWGVEGLDRLAPADVVVVVDVLRFSSTVADAVAAGSTVSLDDARGWSRNGAAVATRAGDAVVLIGSLRNASAVARAIATLQDRNQARTSVSVIAAGEADADGAVRFAVEDHLGAGAIIAALTDLGIDHTAPDAAVAAEGFRALKRALRHMVSASGSARELAEGVAATDRMRASGAVPTTTSSAAELDAIDAVPVLRDGVFVAFD; via the coding sequence ATGCCGTCTCCGTTCGACCAGTCCACGTATCAGGTGCGCCTCGACTGGGGCGTCGAAGGGCTCGATCGCCTCGCTCCGGCCGACGTCGTCGTGGTCGTCGACGTGCTCCGCTTCTCCTCCACGGTGGCGGATGCCGTCGCCGCCGGGTCCACGGTCTCGCTCGACGACGCACGTGGGTGGTCTCGTAATGGCGCCGCGGTCGCCACCCGTGCCGGTGATGCCGTGGTGCTGATCGGAAGCCTCCGCAACGCCTCGGCGGTGGCGCGAGCGATCGCCACGCTGCAGGATCGCAATCAAGCGCGCACATCGGTGAGCGTGATCGCGGCGGGCGAGGCCGACGCCGACGGTGCAGTGCGGTTCGCAGTCGAAGACCACCTGGGTGCCGGCGCGATCATCGCTGCACTGACCGATCTGGGCATCGACCACACCGCGCCCGACGCGGCCGTCGCAGCCGAGGGGTTCCGAGCGTTGAAGAGGGCGCTGCGCCATATGGTCAGCGCCAGCGGATCGGCACGCGAACTCGCAGAAGGGGTCGCCGCGACCGATCGGATGCGGGCTTCCGGCGCGGTCCCGACGACGACGTCGAGCGCTGCCGAGCTCGATGCCATCGATGCCGTGCCCGTGCTGCGCGATGGGGTCTTCGTCGCCTTCGACTGA
- a CDS encoding ABC transporter permease, which yields MSAVIDSPVRTVVAQTSATGPRLAWLRDRGMGASILVATLSAAFGVVLVETTAYLGAVLQADPFIGDSETLAFVVGLLSVLLTGVAMYVAAIVTANTFSTIIAGRTRQIALMRLIGATARSQRAQVGRQGFVVGVIGAALGLLSGLAIAAVGVQIGSGLIENVPTGFSLAQPFIALPVIGVALTTWAAAWAGSRRVLAVTPLQAIGGAVERSHEEMSRPGRHIGAWVLLGAGSVLLAAGVVVGLAHPLGVVVAFFGGLLSFTGLALGSVLFMPPVLRLVGRMFGSSATARLAAENALRYPERSSRMAIGVVMGVTLVTMFAVALESVKQMLIGQVDGETPAEFFTPFDAFASVMMVLVAVSAVIAAVGLVNLLTIGVVQRRRELGLLRSIGLSNGQVRRMVLLEAAHITVAATVTGLILGIAYGWIAAQSLLGSVPTLPDFEPAGLVAPHVPWLPVVIIVAATAVLTLVAAATPTRLATRVAPVDALAAD from the coding sequence ATGAGCGCCGTCATCGACTCTCCGGTCCGCACAGTCGTCGCTCAGACGTCTGCGACGGGTCCGCGCCTGGCATGGCTGCGCGACCGTGGCATGGGAGCCAGCATCCTGGTCGCGACGCTCTCGGCCGCCTTCGGTGTGGTGCTGGTCGAGACCACGGCCTATCTCGGAGCGGTGCTGCAGGCCGACCCGTTCATCGGCGACAGCGAGACGCTCGCGTTCGTGGTCGGGCTGCTCTCGGTGCTCCTCACGGGTGTCGCGATGTACGTCGCGGCGATCGTCACGGCGAACACCTTCTCGACGATCATCGCGGGGCGCACTCGTCAGATCGCGCTGATGCGACTCATCGGCGCGACTGCGCGCTCGCAGCGGGCGCAGGTCGGCAGGCAGGGCTTCGTGGTCGGCGTCATCGGCGCGGCACTGGGTCTGCTCTCGGGCCTCGCGATCGCAGCTGTCGGGGTGCAGATCGGCTCCGGACTGATCGAGAACGTGCCGACGGGGTTCTCCCTCGCACAGCCGTTCATCGCCCTGCCCGTGATCGGCGTCGCCCTGACCACCTGGGCTGCGGCCTGGGCAGGATCCAGACGCGTGCTCGCCGTCACGCCGCTGCAGGCGATCGGCGGAGCGGTCGAGCGCAGCCACGAAGAGATGTCCCGCCCCGGGCGTCACATCGGTGCGTGGGTGCTGCTGGGCGCCGGCAGCGTCCTGCTGGCGGCGGGGGTCGTCGTGGGGCTCGCGCATCCCCTCGGAGTGGTCGTCGCCTTCTTCGGTGGACTGCTGTCCTTCACAGGACTCGCGCTCGGATCGGTGCTGTTCATGCCGCCCGTGCTGCGTCTGGTGGGGCGGATGTTCGGCTCGAGTGCCACCGCACGGCTCGCGGCTGAGAACGCCCTGCGCTATCCGGAGCGCTCCTCACGCATGGCGATCGGCGTGGTGATGGGGGTCACGCTCGTCACGATGTTCGCGGTCGCTCTCGAATCGGTCAAGCAGATGCTGATCGGTCAGGTCGACGGCGAGACGCCCGCCGAGTTCTTCACCCCGTTCGACGCCTTCGCGTCGGTGATGATGGTGCTCGTCGCCGTGTCGGCGGTGATCGCCGCGGTCGGCCTGGTCAATCTCCTGACGATCGGCGTGGTGCAGCGTCGCCGCGAACTCGGTCTCCTTCGTTCGATCGGACTGTCCAACGGTCAGGTGCGCCGCATGGTTCTGCTGGAGGCCGCGCACATCACGGTGGCCGCAACGGTGACCGGGTTGATCCTCGGCATCGCCTACGGATGGATCGCGGCGCAGTCGCTGCTCGGATCGGTGCCGACCCTGCCCGACTTCGAGCCCGCCGGGCTCGTCGCACCTCACGTGCCGTGGCTGCCCGTCGTCATCATCGTCGCGGCGACCGCTGTGCTGACCCTGGTCGCTGCTGCGACGCCGACCCGTCTCGCCACGCGGGTGGCGCCGGTCGACGCGCTCGCTGCAGACTGA
- a CDS encoding ABC transporter ATP-binding protein produces the protein MEITTTDLGLAARVQHLTKTYGSGEGTVHALDDVSVGIRRGQFTAIMGPSGSGKSTLMHIMAGLDTPTQGRSWIGDTEITELGDLDLTILRRRRVGFIFQAFNLVPTLTALGNIMLPFELDGRRPSAIEKARIDGLIETLGLGSRLQHRPHQLSGGQQQRVAIARALATAPDLVFADEPTGNLDSKTGREVLQLLATASREHGQSIAMVTHDAIAASYADRVLFLGDGRIVADHPRQSAEQISAYMLAAEVAA, from the coding sequence ATGGAGATCACGACCACCGACCTCGGGCTCGCAGCCCGCGTCCAGCACCTCACGAAGACCTACGGATCCGGCGAGGGCACCGTCCACGCGCTCGACGACGTCAGCGTCGGCATCCGCCGCGGGCAGTTCACCGCGATCATGGGTCCGTCCGGTTCGGGAAAGTCCACGCTCATGCACATCATGGCCGGCCTCGATACCCCGACGCAGGGGAGGAGCTGGATCGGCGACACCGAGATCACCGAGCTCGGAGACCTCGACCTGACGATCCTTCGCCGGCGCCGAGTGGGGTTCATCTTCCAGGCGTTCAACCTCGTGCCGACGCTCACCGCCCTCGGCAACATCATGCTGCCGTTCGAGCTCGACGGTCGCCGGCCGAGCGCGATCGAGAAGGCGCGCATCGATGGTCTGATCGAGACGCTCGGGCTCGGATCGCGGCTGCAGCACCGACCGCATCAGCTGTCGGGCGGTCAGCAGCAGCGGGTCGCGATCGCCCGCGCTCTCGCCACCGCGCCCGACCTCGTCTTCGCGGATGAGCCGACCGGCAACCTCGACTCGAAGACCGGACGCGAGGTTCTGCAGCTGCTCGCGACCGCGAGCCGCGAGCACGGGCAGTCGATCGCGATGGTCACGCACGACGCGATCGCGGCGAGCTACGCCGACCGCGTGCTGTTCCTCGGCGACGGACGGATCGTCGCCGATCATCCGCGTCAGAGCGCTGAGCAGATCTCGGCCTACATGCTCGCCGCCGAGGTCGCGGCATGA
- a CDS encoding response regulator — translation MIKVVLVDDQALFRAGVRMLLASQPDLDVVGEAGDGREGVALVRATRPDVVLMDIRMPVMDGLAATAEILAQPDPPRIVMLTTFDLDEAAARAIRQGASGFLLKDADPEFLLAAIRTVHSGSSVIAASATRELFEHFAEEPKPVPAQFSALTDREREIFALAARGLSNSEIAAREYLSEATVKTHISRILTKLTLRDRVQLVVFAFEHGLA, via the coding sequence ATGATCAAGGTCGTCCTCGTCGATGATCAGGCGCTGTTCCGCGCCGGAGTCCGCATGCTGCTCGCCTCGCAGCCCGACCTCGACGTCGTCGGAGAGGCGGGAGACGGCCGCGAGGGAGTCGCTCTCGTGCGCGCTACTCGACCCGACGTGGTGCTGATGGACATCAGGATGCCTGTCATGGACGGTCTCGCCGCGACCGCCGAGATCCTCGCTCAGCCCGACCCGCCGCGCATCGTCATGCTGACCACCTTCGACCTCGATGAGGCGGCCGCGCGCGCCATCCGTCAGGGGGCGAGCGGATTCCTGCTCAAGGACGCCGACCCCGAGTTCCTCCTCGCCGCGATCCGCACCGTGCACTCGGGGTCGAGCGTCATCGCCGCGTCCGCGACCCGTGAGCTGTTCGAGCACTTCGCCGAGGAGCCGAAGCCGGTGCCCGCGCAGTTCTCCGCGCTCACCGACCGCGAGCGGGAGATCTTCGCGCTCGCGGCCAGGGGTCTGTCGAACTCTGAGATCGCCGCTCGCGAGTACCTCAGCGAGGCGACCGTGAAGACCCATATCAGTCGCATCCTGACGAAGCTCACCCTGCGGGACCGCGTGCAGCTCGTGGTCTTCGCCTTCGAGCACGGGCTCGCCTGA
- a CDS encoding sensor histidine kinase yields the protein MIRPLSRTALVLDIVGATLLFSILTPFSVVFYGPGTIGQGIDGAAVAAIVIAGILMFGGVAIGRLAPGLALAAAWAGAIVQMLSGFGPLPIDVAILLVLYATAAWGSRVVLWWGFGSALFGAFVSAVYLVVVTGVTSGTSGWDQLTTGTLLLVVSVLALGFAWVCGLLWRVILRARRTRSAQLEAESLAAEEQERVRIARDMHDIVAHSLAVVIAQADGARYAAVAKPEMATEALGTIAQTARSALSDVRLLLTQLRHRQGDGPQPTLADLEALFAQVRQAGVEPRITVDPMPPGEPPGAIQLAVYRILQEALTNAIRHGDGAVDVHLAWLPDRVDIEVRNIVGSEQPQIGVGHGVIGMRERAQLVGGSLQAERQGAQFVVAASLPIGEVA from the coding sequence GTGATCCGCCCGCTCTCCCGTACGGCGCTCGTGCTCGACATCGTCGGGGCGACGCTGCTCTTCAGCATCCTCACTCCTTTCTCTGTCGTGTTCTACGGTCCGGGGACGATCGGCCAGGGAATCGACGGTGCTGCGGTCGCGGCGATCGTGATCGCGGGCATCCTGATGTTCGGCGGCGTCGCGATCGGCAGGCTCGCTCCCGGACTCGCTCTCGCTGCGGCCTGGGCAGGGGCGATCGTGCAGATGCTCTCCGGATTCGGGCCGCTGCCGATCGACGTCGCCATCCTCCTCGTGCTCTATGCGACGGCTGCGTGGGGATCGCGGGTCGTGCTGTGGTGGGGATTCGGCTCGGCGCTGTTCGGCGCCTTCGTGTCAGCGGTCTACCTGGTGGTCGTCACCGGCGTGACCTCGGGAACCAGCGGCTGGGATCAGCTGACCACCGGCACGCTGCTCCTCGTCGTCTCGGTGCTCGCTCTCGGCTTCGCGTGGGTCTGCGGCCTGCTGTGGCGCGTCATCCTCCGCGCCCGACGCACACGGTCCGCGCAGCTGGAGGCGGAGTCGCTCGCGGCCGAGGAGCAGGAGCGAGTGCGAATCGCCCGAGACATGCACGACATCGTCGCGCACTCGCTTGCCGTGGTGATCGCCCAGGCAGACGGGGCAAGGTACGCGGCGGTCGCGAAGCCCGAGATGGCCACCGAGGCGCTGGGAACGATCGCGCAGACCGCTCGCAGCGCCCTGAGTGATGTGCGTCTGCTGCTCACCCAGCTGCGCCACCGACAGGGCGACGGCCCGCAGCCGACGCTCGCAGATCTCGAAGCGCTGTTCGCGCAGGTGCGACAGGCAGGCGTCGAGCCTCGCATCACGGTCGACCCGATGCCTCCCGGCGAGCCGCCGGGGGCGATCCAGCTCGCGGTGTACCGGATCCTGCAAGAGGCGCTCACCAATGCGATCCGACACGGCGACGGGGCGGTCGATGTGCATCTCGCCTGGCTTCCTGATCGCGTCGACATCGAGGTGCGCAACATCGTGGGCAGCGAGCAGCCGCAGATCGGCGTCGGCCACGGAGTGATCGGCATGCGCGAACGGGCTCAGCTCGTCGGCGGTAGCCTTCAGGCGGAGCGTCAGGGCGCACAGTTCGTCGTCGCCGCCTCGCTCCCGATCGGAGAAGTCGCATGA
- a CDS encoding class I SAM-dependent methyltransferase produces the protein MATYTHGHHETVLRSHSSRDISNSAEYLRPYLTETTALLDVGAGPGSITVDFAGVVAHVTATEIDESALSLSRDLASSRGLHNLDFAVEDVHALSFADGTFDVVHAYQVLQHVGDPVQALREMRRVAAPGGVVAVRDADYAGFIWFPMLPELDHWLDLYRRAARANGGEPDAGRRLLAWARAAGFDDITVTTSNWTYANPEDRAWWGGMWADRILESALARQLVDSGMATSSDLQAISDAWKRWAADGDGWYLVPHGEIIARA, from the coding sequence ATGGCCACCTACACGCACGGGCATCACGAGACCGTCCTCCGCTCCCACAGCAGCCGCGACATCTCCAACTCCGCGGAGTACCTCCGTCCGTACCTGACCGAGACCACCGCGCTTCTCGACGTCGGAGCGGGGCCCGGCAGCATCACGGTCGACTTCGCCGGCGTCGTCGCCCACGTGACGGCGACCGAGATCGATGAGAGCGCGCTCTCACTCTCACGCGATCTCGCGTCGAGCAGAGGTCTGCACAACCTCGACTTCGCGGTCGAAGACGTGCATGCGCTGAGCTTCGCCGACGGCACCTTCGACGTCGTGCACGCGTACCAGGTGCTCCAGCACGTCGGCGATCCCGTGCAGGCGCTGCGCGAGATGCGCCGGGTCGCGGCACCCGGCGGTGTCGTGGCGGTACGCGACGCCGACTATGCGGGCTTCATCTGGTTCCCCATGCTCCCGGAGCTCGACCACTGGCTCGACCTGTATCGCCGCGCCGCACGAGCAAACGGCGGCGAGCCCGATGCAGGGCGTCGCCTCCTCGCCTGGGCGCGGGCGGCCGGCTTCGACGACATCACGGTGACGACCTCCAACTGGACGTACGCGAACCCGGAGGATCGAGCCTGGTGGGGCGGAATGTGGGCAGACCGCATCCTCGAGTCTGCGCTCGCGCGGCAGCTGGTCGATAGCGGGATGGCGACGTCGAGCGACCTGCAGGCGATCAGCGACGCGTGGAAGCGCTGGGCCGCCGACGGCGACGGGTGGTACCTCGTGCCGCACGGCGAGATCATCGCCCGCGCCTGA
- a CDS encoding AMP-binding protein, whose product MVALTPTDAEDPAELRDALARALDGGPALGFGMLGDAPRSVPDGTAVVIATSGSSGVPKRVALSGEALRASVEATTARVGGGRWLLALPAGYVAGLQVLVRSLIAGTHPVALGGRFSPESFADATLSMLRPSGGSAAIPELYTSLVPAQLSTLLDAADDRPVRAALQAYRAILVGGQSLPEPLRERAADLGVRLVRTYGSTETCGGCVYDGVPLDTVAVRTVDGELRIAGPMLADGYLGDGELTAKNFSRDEHGIRWYHTGDLGLFDDGVVRVHGRADNVIVSGGINISLDRVERLVRSVPGLTGAVVVGVPDERWGEASVIVAPRGEVLRRSEAEQLSHARDLVAEELGKHARPARLIMVDELALLASGKPDRESIRRAVLELH is encoded by the coding sequence ATGGTCGCGCTGACGCCGACGGACGCCGAGGACCCGGCCGAGCTGCGCGACGCCCTGGCGCGGGCGCTCGACGGCGGGCCGGCGCTCGGCTTCGGGATGCTCGGTGACGCGCCGAGATCGGTGCCGGACGGCACGGCCGTGGTGATCGCGACCTCCGGCTCCAGCGGCGTCCCCAAGCGTGTGGCATTGAGCGGCGAGGCGCTGCGGGCGAGCGTCGAGGCCACCACCGCGAGGGTCGGCGGCGGACGCTGGCTGCTCGCGCTTCCGGCCGGATATGTGGCGGGGCTGCAGGTTCTGGTGAGGTCGCTGATCGCCGGTACGCACCCGGTCGCGCTCGGCGGTCGGTTCTCACCCGAGTCCTTCGCCGATGCGACGCTGTCGATGCTCCGTCCGTCGGGAGGCTCCGCAGCGATCCCCGAGCTGTACACGTCTCTCGTGCCCGCGCAGCTGTCGACACTGCTCGACGCCGCCGACGACCGACCGGTGCGGGCCGCGCTGCAGGCCTACCGCGCGATCCTCGTCGGGGGGCAGTCCCTGCCCGAGCCGCTGCGGGAGCGGGCCGCCGATCTCGGCGTCCGGCTCGTCCGCACGTACGGTTCCACCGAGACCTGCGGCGGATGCGTGTACGACGGCGTTCCCCTCGATACGGTCGCGGTGCGCACGGTGGACGGGGAGCTGCGCATCGCCGGTCCGATGCTCGCCGACGGGTACCTCGGCGACGGGGAGCTGACCGCGAAGAACTTCTCGCGCGACGAGCACGGCATCAGGTGGTACCACACGGGCGATCTCGGGCTCTTCGACGACGGCGTGGTGCGGGTGCACGGTCGCGCGGACAACGTGATCGTGTCCGGCGGGATCAACATCTCCCTCGACCGCGTCGAACGGCTGGTCCGCAGCGTTCCAGGACTCACGGGCGCCGTGGTCGTCGGCGTGCCGGATGAACGATGGGGCGAGGCCTCGGTGATCGTCGCGCCGCGCGGCGAGGTGCTGCGGCGCAGCGAGGCCGAGCAGCTCTCGCACGCGCGGGATCTCGTCGCGGAGGAGCTCGGCAAGCATGCGCGTCCCGCGCGGCTGATCATGGTCGACGAGCTCGCCCTGCTGGCATCCGGCAAGCCGGATCGCGAGTCGATCAGACGGGCCGTCCTCGAACTGCACTGA
- a CDS encoding 1,4-dihydroxy-2-naphthoyl-CoA synthase: MTSTFVSDLFDPDEWVLAPGAEDYTDITAHVSTDGGVARIAFNRPEVRNAFRPHTVDELYRALDDARQNPRIGAVLLTGNGPSPKDGGWAFCSGGDQRIRGRDGYKYSDDETTVHDPARAGRLHILEVQRLIRFMPKVVIAVVPGWAAGGGHSLHVVCDLTIASAEEARFKQTDADVGSFDAGYGSAYMARQTGQKFAREVFFLAEEYSAQRAYEAGAVNRVVPHAELEREALKMARTVLTKSPTAIRMLKFAFNAVDDGLVGQQVFAGEATRLAYGTDEAVEGRDSFLEKRDADWSSFPWHY; the protein is encoded by the coding sequence GTGACCAGCACATTCGTCTCAGACCTGTTCGACCCGGACGAATGGGTGCTCGCGCCCGGTGCCGAGGACTACACCGACATCACCGCCCACGTCAGCACGGACGGCGGAGTCGCCCGTATCGCGTTCAACCGCCCAGAGGTGCGCAACGCCTTCCGCCCGCACACCGTCGACGAGCTCTACCGCGCGCTCGATGACGCACGGCAGAACCCCCGCATCGGCGCGGTGCTGCTGACGGGCAACGGTCCGAGTCCGAAGGACGGCGGCTGGGCGTTCTGCTCCGGCGGCGATCAGCGCATCCGAGGCCGCGACGGCTACAAGTACTCCGACGACGAGACGACCGTGCACGACCCCGCGCGTGCCGGTCGCCTGCACATCCTCGAGGTCCAGCGCCTCATCCGCTTCATGCCCAAGGTCGTCATCGCGGTGGTCCCCGGGTGGGCGGCGGGCGGCGGGCACTCGCTGCACGTGGTCTGCGACCTCACGATCGCCTCGGCGGAGGAGGCGCGGTTCAAACAGACCGATGCCGACGTCGGAAGCTTCGATGCGGGCTACGGCTCGGCGTACATGGCTCGGCAGACCGGGCAGAAGTTCGCCCGAGAGGTGTTCTTCCTCGCCGAGGAGTACTCGGCGCAGCGGGCGTACGAGGCAGGAGCCGTCAACCGGGTCGTTCCGCACGCCGAGCTCGAGCGCGAGGCGCTGAAGATGGCGCGCACCGTGCTCACCAAGTCGCCCACGGCGATCCGCATGCTGAAGTTCGCATTCAACGCGGTGGACGACGGGCTCGTCGGTCAGCAGGTGTTCGCGGGCGAGGCCACGCGTCTCGCCTACGGCACCGACGAAGCGGTCGAGGGCCGCGACTCGTTCCTCGAGAAGCGCGACGCCGACTGGTCGTCGTTCCCCTGGCATTACTGA
- a CDS encoding permease prefix domain 1-containing protein, which translates to MTTTATLTERYISATIRSLTPEVQDDVRAELEASIADAIDAKLEQGETPAAAERAVLSELGDPGILAAGYADRPLHLIGPKYYLVWGRLLKLLLWIVPACVFGGVVLGQLLDGAPTGEIIGTAVVATLGSVVHIGFWVTLVFVILERAGTDTGVKWSVDQLPEPTQNGAGRADAIASIIFLLLGVGAVFWDALLGFFPTGGDPIAILDPGLWPWGITFFFVLFAAEALLAVVVYAKRRWTVGAAVVNTLLAAVFAAWSITLLLQGALINPEFLSFVFTDNGVTDETMRILTVITGFCLIAFPIWDIVDGWIKTARARRP; encoded by the coding sequence ATGACCACGACAGCCACGCTCACCGAGCGCTACATCAGCGCCACGATCCGCAGCCTCACGCCCGAGGTGCAGGACGACGTCCGGGCAGAGCTCGAAGCGTCGATCGCCGATGCGATCGACGCGAAACTCGAACAGGGGGAGACCCCTGCAGCCGCCGAGCGCGCCGTCCTCTCCGAGCTCGGCGACCCCGGGATCCTCGCGGCGGGCTACGCCGACCGTCCACTGCATCTGATCGGGCCGAAGTACTACCTCGTCTGGGGGCGGCTGCTCAAGCTGCTGCTGTGGATCGTCCCGGCGTGCGTCTTCGGAGGAGTGGTCCTCGGGCAGCTGCTCGACGGTGCTCCGACCGGCGAGATCATCGGCACCGCAGTCGTCGCGACACTCGGCTCGGTCGTGCACATCGGATTCTGGGTGACGCTGGTCTTCGTGATCCTGGAGCGCGCCGGCACGGACACCGGCGTGAAGTGGAGCGTCGACCAGCTCCCCGAGCCGACGCAGAACGGCGCGGGGCGGGCCGATGCGATCGCATCGATCATCTTCCTGCTGCTCGGCGTGGGCGCGGTGTTCTGGGACGCACTCCTCGGCTTCTTCCCGACCGGCGGTGATCCGATCGCGATCCTCGACCCGGGGCTCTGGCCGTGGGGCATCACGTTCTTCTTCGTGCTGTTCGCCGCAGAGGCGCTGCTGGCGGTCGTGGTCTACGCGAAGCGACGGTGGACGGTCGGTGCTGCGGTGGTCAACACACTGCTCGCCGCGGTCTTCGCCGCCTGGTCGATCACGCTGCTGCTGCAGGGAGCACTGATCAACCCCGAGTTCCTGAGCTTCGTCTTCACCGACAACGGGGTGACCGACGAGACCATGCGGATCCTCACGGTGATCACGGGCTTCTGCCTGATTGCCTTCCCGATCTGGGACATCGTGGACGGATGGATCAAGACGGCTCGCGCCCGCCGACCCTGA